GTTACCCTAAAAGGGCATTGTTTTCGCATACTTTAAAGTCGCTTGGTTGTGGGCATGCTCCACCAGAAAGTGCTCGAGGAGCAATGGCATCGTTAGCCGTGATTTTGCTACTGCTACTGGGCTTTGACCAAAGCTGGGCCAATAGAGGGTTGAATGTGGAGAACAACTACAGGAACATGATGGTGCGTCTGGCCACCAGCAAGGTCACGCTCGGCAATCTCCAAGTCCTTCGCGAAGGACGCGTGGAGGTGAGCTTTGACTTTGGCGCCACCTGGGGCACCATTTGCAGCACTTCGTGGAGCATGCGGGAGGCGAATGTGGTGTGCAGGCAGCTAGGATTGGGTTATGCGTCGAAGGCCAGCCAGGGAACGGAGCACGGTGACAGCCGGAAGCATCCGTGGGCCATGGTGGGCACTCTATGCCGGGGCACCGAGCGCCGACTGGCCGAGTGCGTAAGGGAATCGCGTTACCCCAACCTCTGCAACGCCAGGAATCAAAATGTCAGCATGGTGGCCTGCGTGAGCCACTCGGCTGATCTGGAGGTCGGACTGGTGGACATCGAGAGGACCGCCCGTCTGGAGGCAGTGCCCATGTCGCGGCTCACCTGCGCCATGGAGGAGCACTGTGTGTCCGCCGACGCATATGAGATCAGGAGAACCAATCCGCATGCTGCCCGGATTCTGCTGCGCTTCTCCGTGAAGGCCTTCAATGTGGGCACGGCGGATGTGAGTCCGTATGCCAACTACAAGGACTGGGTGTGGCACCAGTGCCACCGGCATTACCACAGCATGAACGTGTTCGCCACCTTCGATGTCTACGACCTGAAGTACAGAAAGGTGGCCCAGGGACACAAGGCCTCTTTCTGCCTCATGGACTCGGAATGCCGACCGGGGGTGCGGGCAAAGTATACCTGCGGGAACACCACCCAGGGTAAGTTTTAAGCAGCTTATTTGAGGTGCAGAGCATAACCCAATCCAATCTGCTTTAAGGCATATCTGTGGGCTGCGCAGATACCTACACGGATGTACTGGACTGCCAGTGGGTGGATGTGACCCGGGTGCCTGTCAACCAACGCTACATTCTGCGAGTAGCTCTAAATCCCGAGTACAAACTGGGAGAGATGTCCTTCGAGAACAACGGAGCCGAGTGCCTCCTCGATTACACGGGCGTCCACCAAACGACCAGAATTTTCAATTGTCGACGCAAGCCATTGTggtttaaaatatgatttggcttattaaagatttattgTAAGATAGTTATAGCGGGTGTggtaattataatataaaaaagccaaactttataaaataaaaaataaaaatttttcgttttttttggtAGTACTACAGTCGTAGAGTACTTTTCGGCCTAAGGTTTTGAAGCAccacctttttaaatgtgttgcAAGCTTTAAGGCTGTTTTAAGAGCTGCTGG
This genomic window from Drosophila gunungcola strain Sukarami chromosome 3R, Dgunungcola_SK_2, whole genome shotgun sequence contains:
- the LOC128263942 gene encoding lysyl oxidase homolog 2 produces the protein MASLAVILLLLLGFDQSWANRGLNVENNYRNMMVRLATSKVTLGNLQVLREGRVEVSFDFGATWGTICSTSWSMREANVVCRQLGLGYASKASQGTEHGDSRKHPWAMVGTLCRGTERRLAECVRESRYPNLCNARNQNVSMVACVSHSADLEVGLVDIERTARLEAVPMSRLTCAMEEHCVSADAYEIRRTNPHAARILLRFSVKAFNVGTADVSPYANYKDWVWHQCHRHYHSMNVFATFDVYDLKYRKVAQGHKASFCLMDSECRPGVRAKYTCGNTTQGISVGCADTYTDVLDCQWVDVTRVPVNQRYILRVALNPEYKLGEMSFENNGAECLLDYTGVHQTTRIFNCRRKPLWFKI